One stretch of Pigmentiphaga aceris DNA includes these proteins:
- a CDS encoding NAD(P)/FAD-dependent oxidoreductase — protein MKLEPYWLDTAPAFTGGAYGDLPARADVVVIGGGFTGLSSALSLAKRNASVVVLEGGRVIGQASGRNGGHCNNGTSQDFATLTARYGADRARLFYNAYDAAVETVSGLVTSENIDCDFKRVGKIKLAAKPEHFAKLEKAYHGLRDNVDRDVDLVPASRIRDEVGSDRYYGGLVQHKGAQMHMGKFGVGLAQAAVRAGATIYESALVTALNKQAGGGFEVVTARGTIRANQVLLATGCSNIGPFKWWQRRIVPVGSFIVVTEPLSVAQLDRIMPKRRNCVTTKNIGNYFRTTPDNRLLFGGRARFAMSNPTSDMKSGDILRAGMQEVFPELKDTRLDYCWGGMVDMTADRLPHAGERDGLYYAMGYSGHGVQMSVHMGGVMADVINGTPQANPWGDRDWPSLPGYSGKPWFLPLAGLYYRMKDVLY, from the coding sequence ATGAAACTCGAACCGTACTGGTTGGATACCGCCCCCGCATTCACCGGGGGGGCTTATGGCGACCTGCCGGCCCGTGCCGATGTGGTGGTGATCGGCGGTGGCTTCACCGGCCTGTCGTCTGCGTTGTCGCTGGCCAAGCGCAATGCGTCTGTGGTGGTGTTGGAAGGGGGCAGGGTGATCGGCCAGGCCTCGGGCCGCAATGGCGGCCACTGCAACAACGGCACCTCGCAGGATTTCGCCACGCTGACCGCGCGTTATGGTGCCGACCGTGCCCGCCTGTTCTACAACGCCTACGATGCGGCGGTGGAAACGGTGTCCGGCCTGGTTACCAGCGAAAACATCGATTGCGATTTCAAGCGTGTCGGCAAGATCAAGCTGGCCGCCAAGCCCGAGCACTTCGCCAAGCTGGAAAAGGCGTATCACGGCCTGCGTGACAACGTGGACCGGGATGTCGATCTGGTGCCCGCCAGCCGCATCCGCGACGAAGTCGGCTCGGACCGCTATTACGGCGGCCTGGTGCAGCACAAGGGCGCGCAGATGCACATGGGCAAGTTCGGCGTGGGCCTGGCGCAGGCGGCGGTGCGGGCGGGCGCAACAATCTATGAGTCGGCGCTGGTCACCGCCTTGAACAAGCAGGCGGGTGGCGGTTTTGAAGTCGTCACGGCACGCGGCACCATTCGTGCCAACCAGGTATTGCTGGCGACGGGCTGCTCGAACATCGGTCCCTTCAAATGGTGGCAGCGGCGCATTGTGCCGGTGGGCAGCTTCATTGTGGTGACTGAACCGCTGTCAGTTGCGCAGCTCGACCGGATCATGCCCAAGCGCCGCAACTGCGTCACCACCAAGAACATCGGCAACTACTTCCGCACAACGCCGGACAATCGCCTGCTGTTTGGTGGCCGGGCACGTTTTGCGATGTCGAACCCCACGTCCGACATGAAAAGCGGCGACATCCTGCGGGCCGGCATGCAGGAGGTGTTTCCCGAATTGAAAGACACCCGGCTGGACTACTGCTGGGGCGGCATGGTCGACATGACCGCCGATCGTCTGCCGCACGCCGGTGAGCGTGACGGCCTGTATTACGCCATGGGCTACAGCGGCCACGGCGTGCAGATGTCGGTGCACATGGGCGGCGTGATGGCCGATGTGATCAACGGCACGCCGCAGGCCAATCCCTGGGGCGACCGTGACTGGCCCAGCCTGCCGGGCTACTCGGGCAAGCCGTGGTTCCTGCCTCTGGCCGGGCTGTACTACCGCATGAAAG
- a CDS encoding MFS transporter, with protein sequence MSAPSSPPSGDAPRAAAPGDSQQDAATRRSAKMIPWLVGVALAMQMLDSNMVASALPAMGLALGVTPVSLNVLITAYVLAVAIFVPISSWTADRFGAKRVFLWAIALFVLGSVCCAVSQTLGQMVASRILQGLSGAMMVPVGRIILLHTVPRQDLLKAISFLSVPALVGPVFGPPLGGLLVTYLSWHWIFLINIPIGILGIVMVRRHIVEVRPDTAPRLDFLGFLLLAFCMASLVICMEAVSHGSLSASAVAGLAAAGVACAWFYRGHSRRVAEPLIDLDLLKTPSFAISVLGGSVSRFVVGATPFLLVMQLQVGMGYSPLMAGLISLSGAMGALVMKSMATRILGRFGFRNVLQTTSLITGVTIAACATFTASTPIWLMVSILLVSGFFRSLMFTAVNSLAYADIDSANMSRANGFATMATQVGISLGVGIAAAALNLSTLLRGAASLALVDVMVGYVVIGVACAASSLAFRKLDPHAGHALLSQDKD encoded by the coding sequence ATGTCCGCCCCCTCTTCGCCCCCTTCGGGCGACGCCCCGCGCGCCGCTGCGCCAGGCGACTCTCAGCAAGACGCCGCCACCCGGCGCTCAGCAAAAATGATCCCCTGGCTGGTCGGCGTGGCGCTTGCCATGCAGATGCTGGACTCCAACATGGTGGCCTCGGCGCTGCCCGCCATGGGTCTGGCACTTGGTGTGACACCCGTCAGTCTGAACGTGTTGATCACCGCCTACGTGCTGGCGGTGGCGATCTTCGTGCCCATCAGCAGCTGGACCGCAGACCGATTCGGTGCCAAGCGTGTCTTCCTGTGGGCAATTGCATTGTTCGTGCTGGGTTCGGTGTGCTGTGCGGTGTCCCAGACACTGGGGCAGATGGTGGCCAGCCGCATTCTGCAAGGGTTGTCGGGTGCCATGATGGTGCCGGTGGGCCGGATCATTCTGCTGCATACCGTGCCACGCCAGGACCTGCTGAAAGCGATCTCGTTCCTGTCGGTGCCCGCGCTGGTCGGCCCCGTGTTCGGCCCGCCGCTGGGCGGGCTGCTGGTGACCTATCTATCCTGGCACTGGATCTTCCTGATCAACATTCCCATCGGCATATTGGGCATCGTGATGGTCAGGCGGCACATCGTGGAAGTGCGGCCCGACACTGCCCCACGCCTGGATTTCCTGGGCTTCCTGCTGCTGGCGTTCTGCATGGCAAGCCTGGTGATCTGCATGGAAGCGGTCAGCCACGGTTCGCTGTCGGCCAGTGCAGTGGCCGGGCTTGCAGCGGCCGGCGTTGCCTGTGCGTGGTTCTATCGCGGACACTCGCGCCGCGTGGCGGAACCGCTGATCGACCTGGACCTGCTGAAGACACCCAGCTTTGCGATCTCGGTGCTCGGTGGCAGCGTCAGCCGCTTCGTGGTGGGTGCCACGCCCTTTCTGCTGGTGATGCAATTGCAGGTGGGCATGGGCTATTCGCCGCTGATGGCAGGCTTGATATCGCTGTCGGGTGCCATGGGTGCGCTGGTGATGAAAAGCATGGCCACGCGCATTCTGGGCCGCTTCGGTTTCCGAAACGTGTTGCAGACCACCAGCCTGATCACCGGCGTAACCATCGCCGCCTGTGCGACCTTCACTGCCAGCACACCGATCTGGCTGATGGTGTCGATTCTGCTGGTCAGCGGTTTCTTCCGGTCGTTGATGTTCACAGCCGTGAACTCCTTGGCCTACGCCGATATCGACAGCGCGAACATGAGCCGCGCCAATGGCTTTGCGACCATGGCAACCCAGGTCGGCATCAGCCTGGGCGTGGGGATTGCAGCGGCAGCCCTGAACCTGAGCACCTTGCTTCGCGGTGCCGCCTCGCTGGCGCTGGTGGATGTGATGGTGGGGTATGTGGTGATCGGGGTAGCCTGTGCGGCATCGTCGCTGGCGTTTCGCAAGCTCGATCCGCACGCCGGGCATGCCTTGCTCAGCCAGGATAAGGACTGA
- a CDS encoding penicillin acylase family protein → MSADAKPTPTDVRHTVAGLREAVEINIDRWGVSHIRAGNQPDVFLAQGFNAARDRLWHLDLWRKRGLGLLSGDFGPGYLAQDRAARLFLYRGDMDAEWAAYSHPQAKDIATSFVAGINAYIDLVLAEPFRLPPEFVHMGTTPAHWSPEDVVRVRSHALMRNADSELLRGLIMGRSDAETDLLRRSIDPFRVPEVPEGLDLSDLREDALEDFKLACAPVTFSPERLACTLSDAWKWCKVDLLGEVIIDPDAEGSNNWAVSPSRSATGRPVLATDPHRAYTMPSLRYLVHLQAPGLDVIGAGEPVQPGISLGHNADIAFALTILMMDQEDVYVYETDPADPLRYRYGDDWETMRVEHEAIAVKGYDEQAIEMMFTRHGPVTCVDIEKSRAFAVRTVWTEPGSAAYFNSLGLLEARNLDDYKQTLSSWSVPAVNHLYADVAGHVAHMPVGKWPKRNNWDGLLPVPGDGRYEWDGFRPFSALPSEVDPACGFVASANENVLPADFDPALHVSFEWTEKSRASRVREVLAEQPQHTIAQSTALQTDVLSIPARRVCALTGNLDRHVAHNADAAQALALLRDWDFRLSVNSAAAAVFELWWGRFLKAALFDILVDDAVVRRLLVPGDVATLLAIVEDPATVFEGDAIEIRDSLMAHSLGQAFAFCRDKMGADTQGWGWGTLHHAHFEHAIGKVVDAPELDVGPLPFGGSESTVMNASYRPADFRASFGASMRMVMDVGAWDNSVAINTPGQSGDPASPHYADLAKTWAAGEYFPLCYSKEAVDAATESRIYLDPVTD, encoded by the coding sequence ATGAGCGCAGACGCGAAGCCCACCCCCACGGACGTTCGCCATACCGTTGCCGGTCTGCGCGAAGCGGTCGAAATCAACATCGATCGCTGGGGTGTTTCGCATATCCGCGCGGGCAATCAGCCCGATGTGTTTCTGGCCCAGGGCTTCAACGCCGCACGGGATCGCCTGTGGCATCTGGACCTGTGGCGCAAGCGCGGTCTGGGGCTGTTGTCAGGTGATTTCGGCCCCGGCTACCTGGCGCAAGATCGGGCAGCGCGCCTGTTCCTGTATCGCGGTGACATGGACGCCGAATGGGCGGCCTACAGCCACCCGCAAGCCAAGGACATTGCCACCTCGTTTGTGGCCGGCATCAATGCCTACATCGATCTGGTGCTGGCCGAGCCGTTCCGGCTGCCGCCGGAATTCGTGCACATGGGCACCACGCCCGCGCACTGGTCGCCTGAGGATGTGGTGCGGGTGCGCAGCCATGCGTTGATGCGCAATGCCGATTCGGAATTGTTGCGCGGTCTGATCATGGGCCGCAGCGATGCCGAGACCGACTTGCTGCGTCGCTCCATTGATCCTTTCCGTGTGCCGGAAGTCCCCGAGGGCCTGGACCTGTCGGACCTGCGCGAAGATGCGCTGGAAGACTTCAAACTGGCTTGTGCGCCGGTGACGTTTTCGCCGGAACGCCTGGCTTGCACGCTGAGTGATGCATGGAAGTGGTGCAAGGTGGACTTGCTGGGCGAGGTGATCATCGACCCGGACGCCGAGGGCTCGAACAACTGGGCGGTCAGCCCGTCGCGCAGCGCCACCGGCCGACCGGTGCTGGCAACCGACCCGCACCGCGCCTACACCATGCCTTCACTGCGTTACCTGGTGCACCTGCAGGCACCGGGGCTGGATGTGATCGGCGCGGGCGAACCGGTGCAGCCGGGCATCTCGCTGGGCCACAACGCCGACATTGCGTTTGCGCTGACCATCTTGATGATGGACCAGGAAGACGTCTACGTGTACGAGACCGACCCGGCCGACCCGCTGCGTTATCGCTACGGCGATGACTGGGAAACCATGCGTGTCGAGCACGAGGCCATCGCAGTGAAGGGGTACGACGAGCAGGCGATTGAAATGATGTTCACGCGGCACGGGCCGGTGACCTGCGTCGACATCGAGAAGTCGCGCGCCTTTGCGGTACGCACGGTGTGGACCGAGCCAGGAAGTGCGGCCTACTTCAACAGCCTGGGGCTGCTTGAAGCGCGCAATCTGGACGACTACAAGCAGACGCTGTCGTCATGGTCAGTGCCAGCAGTGAACCACCTCTATGCCGATGTGGCGGGCCACGTGGCGCACATGCCGGTGGGCAAATGGCCGAAGCGAAACAACTGGGATGGCCTGTTGCCGGTGCCGGGCGATGGCCGTTATGAATGGGATGGTTTCCGGCCTTTCAGCGCATTGCCCAGTGAAGTCGATCCGGCCTGCGGGTTCGTCGCCAGCGCCAACGAAAACGTATTGCCGGCCGACTTCGACCCGGCGCTGCACGTAAGCTTCGAGTGGACCGAAAAATCACGTGCAAGCCGTGTGCGCGAAGTGTTGGCCGAGCAGCCGCAGCACACGATTGCACAATCGACTGCCCTGCAGACCGATGTGCTGTCTATCCCGGCGCGGCGGGTGTGCGCACTGACCGGCAATCTGGACCGGCACGTGGCGCACAACGCCGACGCGGCCCAGGCGCTGGCCTTGTTGCGCGACTGGGATTTCAGGCTGAGCGTGAACAGTGCGGCGGCAGCAGTGTTCGAGCTTTGGTGGGGCCGTTTCCTGAAGGCCGCACTGTTCGACATCTTGGTTGATGACGCGGTGGTGCGGCGTCTGCTGGTACCTGGAGACGTGGCCACGCTGCTGGCTATTGTCGAAGACCCCGCCACCGTCTTCGAGGGCGATGCCATCGAGATCCGCGATTCGTTGATGGCACATAGCCTGGGGCAAGCCTTTGCATTCTGCCGCGACAAAATGGGGGCCGATACCCAGGGCTGGGGCTGGGGGACGTTGCACCACGCGCACTTCGAGCATGCCATCGGCAAGGTGGTGGATGCACCAGAACTCGATGTCGGGCCATTGCCGTTCGGCGGGTCTGAATCGACTGTGATGAATGCCAGTTATCGCCCGGCCGATTTCCGCGCTTCCTTTGGCGCGTCCATGCGCATGGTGATGGACGTGGGGGCCTGGGACAACAGTGTCGCCATCAATACGCCGGGGCAGTCAGGCGACCCGGCCAGTCCGCACTATGCGGACCTGGCGAAGACCTGGGCAGCGGGGGAGTATTTCCCGCTCTGCTACAGCAAGGAAGCGGTGGATGCGGCGACCGAATCGCGGATATACCTGGACCCGGTGACGGACTGA
- a CDS encoding Lrp/AsnC family transcriptional regulator, whose translation MKERCKLDRIDLRILSHLQKNSRITNVQLADAVGLSASPCLIRVKRLEKAGFISGYGAHIQLDKIGVVQTVFTEVTLSDHRREDFARFEDHIRRIDQVVECHLMSGGYDYLLKFVTHGVAEYQALMEQMLENKVGIEKYFSYLVIKTAMVKHSYPIESLLDPQ comes from the coding sequence ATGAAAGAGAGATGCAAACTGGATCGGATCGATCTTCGAATTCTGTCGCACTTGCAGAAGAATTCGCGGATCACCAATGTGCAGCTGGCCGACGCGGTCGGCCTGTCCGCAAGTCCCTGCCTGATCCGCGTGAAACGTCTGGAGAAAGCCGGCTTCATCTCGGGTTACGGCGCGCACATCCAGCTCGACAAGATCGGCGTGGTGCAAACGGTCTTCACGGAAGTGACGCTGTCGGATCACCGACGTGAAGACTTCGCGCGTTTCGAAGACCACATCCGTCGTATCGACCAAGTGGTCGAATGCCATCTGATGAGCGGCGGCTATGACTACCTGCTGAAGTTCGTCACGCACGGGGTGGCCGAATACCAGGCTCTGATGGAACAGATGCTGGAAAACAAGGTGGGCATCGAAAAGTACTTCAGCTATCTGGTCATCAAGACGGCGATGGTCAAGCACAGCTATCCTATAGAGAGCCTGCTCGACCCCCAATAA
- a CDS encoding helix-turn-helix domain-containing protein: MSQHKFSIDQTTDVQSERRVGARLRALRLAKRLSISGLAELAGVSTGMVSQIERDLSNPSVRMLERLRVALDVPLTALLEDDTQQRPMKEFVRRANQRPHFTVGPNGLVKELLSPQGDHDLQFMLITIPPASRSGEVMLGDGEKAGLVLQGQVALRVGDQQQILSEGDSFQFSSRLPHQVENPTDEDAQVLWIMNTRVPVIHL; the protein is encoded by the coding sequence ATGAGTCAACACAAGTTCTCTATCGACCAGACGACTGATGTGCAGTCGGAACGCCGCGTTGGCGCACGGCTGCGCGCATTGCGCTTGGCCAAGCGCCTGTCGATCAGCGGCTTGGCAGAACTGGCAGGGGTCTCGACCGGCATGGTCAGCCAGATCGAACGTGACCTGAGCAACCCATCGGTACGCATGCTGGAACGCCTGCGTGTGGCATTGGATGTGCCACTGACGGCGCTGCTTGAAGACGACACGCAGCAGCGCCCCATGAAGGAGTTCGTGCGCCGCGCCAATCAACGCCCGCACTTCACCGTCGGTCCGAACGGATTGGTGAAGGAACTGCTGTCACCGCAGGGCGATCACGACCTGCAATTCATGCTGATCACCATTCCACCGGCCAGCCGCTCGGGCGAAGTCATGCTGGGCGATGGCGAGAAAGCCGGGCTGGTGCTACAAGGCCAGGTGGCGTTGCGGGTGGGCGATCAGCAGCAGATATTGTCCGAAGGCGACAGCTTCCAGTTCAGCAGCAGGCTGCCGCATCAGGTTGAAAACCCCACCGACGAAGATGCACAGGTGCTGTGGATCATGAACACCCGGGTGCCGGTGATTCATCTTTGA
- a CDS encoding PLP-dependent aminotransferase family protein, translating into MAQARYKQLVDVFAADIRSGRLSPGTRLPTHRKLADEHGLALVTATRVYAELETMGLVSGEPGRGTFVRETYLPRNQGIDQHAVAPDMVDLNFNYPSLPGQANLLRDGLRQLAAGGDLDALLRYQPHGGRMHERASVARHLLSRGLTVSAEQVMIVNGAQQGLATAVMALLQPGDVVAADALTYPGFKVLAEAHRLELAPISPAENGPDLDALDRLCRKRRVRAVYTMPTLHNPLGWVMDADQRAQLVALARKHGLLIIEDAAYAFLADDSLPPLAALAPDITVYVSGLSKTVATGLRVGFVAAPLALVPKLERAIRSTTWNTPGVMTAIACGWLDDGTVTRLEAEKRLDATTRQAIAAKALDGLPIVRHPTSYFVWLPLGEECRADQLAATLLRERIAVSTAEPFATTDHVPHAIRLALGSVSLESLGDALRKVRRAVDAQGY; encoded by the coding sequence ATGGCTCAGGCCCGCTACAAGCAGTTGGTGGATGTGTTTGCGGCGGATATCCGCAGCGGGCGGCTGTCGCCGGGTACACGCCTGCCTACCCACAGAAAGCTCGCCGATGAACATGGGTTGGCGCTGGTCACTGCCACCCGCGTCTATGCGGAGCTGGAAACCATGGGCCTGGTCAGTGGCGAGCCGGGCCGGGGCACATTTGTGCGCGAGACATACCTTCCGCGCAACCAGGGCATCGATCAGCATGCCGTGGCACCGGACATGGTCGATCTGAATTTCAACTATCCGTCCTTGCCCGGTCAGGCGAACCTGCTGCGTGATGGTTTGCGCCAGCTGGCAGCCGGGGGTGACCTGGACGCCTTGCTGCGCTACCAGCCGCATGGTGGCCGCATGCACGAGCGGGCAAGCGTGGCCAGGCATTTGCTGTCGCGCGGGCTGACGGTGAGCGCCGAGCAGGTAATGATTGTGAACGGTGCCCAGCAAGGTCTGGCGACTGCTGTGATGGCGCTGCTGCAACCGGGCGATGTGGTGGCGGCGGATGCGCTGACCTATCCCGGTTTCAAGGTACTGGCAGAAGCCCACCGGCTGGAACTGGCACCGATCTCACCAGCGGAAAACGGTCCCGATCTGGATGCGCTGGACCGCCTGTGTCGCAAACGTCGCGTGCGCGCCGTCTACACCATGCCAACGCTGCACAACCCACTTGGCTGGGTGATGGATGCGGACCAACGTGCGCAACTGGTGGCGCTTGCCCGCAAGCACGGGTTGTTGATCATCGAAGATGCGGCCTATGCGTTTCTGGCCGACGATTCCTTGCCGCCCTTGGCCGCGCTTGCACCGGACATCACGGTATACGTGTCGGGCCTGTCCAAGACTGTTGCTACCGGTTTGCGGGTCGGGTTTGTCGCCGCGCCGCTGGCCTTGGTGCCGAAGCTTGAACGCGCGATCCGGTCTACCACCTGGAATACACCGGGCGTGATGACGGCAATCGCCTGCGGCTGGCTGGATGACGGCACAGTTACGCGCTTGGAGGCAGAAAAGCGCCTGGACGCAACCACGCGACAAGCCATTGCCGCCAAGGCGCTGGACGGACTGCCGATCGTGCGGCATCCGACGTCTTACTTCGTCTGGTTGCCGCTTGGCGAGGAGTGTCGTGCCGATCAGCTGGCCGCGACGTTGCTGCGTGAGCGGATTGCGGTGTCCACCGCCGAGCCTTTTGCAACCACGGACCATGTGCCGCATGCGATTCGGCTGGCACTGGGGTCGGTCAGTCTGGAAAGCTTGGGCGACGCGCTGCGCAAGGTCAGGCGTGCGGTGGATGCGCAGGGGTATTGA
- a CDS encoding DJ-1/PfpI family protein produces the protein MHIAILTFDGFNELDSLIALGILNRVKLPGWRVSIASPAARVRSMNGVTMEAQCSLQQANTADAVIVGSGALTREVVEDAGLMAQLQLDPSRQLLASQCSGTLVLAKLGLLEGVSACTDLTTKPWVQAAGVDVLNQPFFARGNVATAGGCLASQYLAAWVIARLVSVEEAESAIHYVAPVGEKEDYVTRAMRNITPYLETSRAAA, from the coding sequence ATGCACATTGCCATCCTGACCTTCGACGGCTTCAACGAACTTGATTCACTGATCGCGCTCGGCATTCTCAACCGCGTGAAATTGCCGGGTTGGCGGGTGTCGATCGCCAGTCCTGCAGCGCGTGTGCGCTCGATGAACGGGGTCACGATGGAAGCGCAATGTTCACTGCAGCAGGCGAACACGGCAGATGCCGTGATCGTCGGCAGTGGTGCGCTGACGCGCGAGGTGGTTGAAGACGCGGGCCTGATGGCGCAACTGCAGTTGGACCCATCAAGGCAACTGCTGGCGTCGCAGTGTTCCGGCACGCTGGTACTGGCCAAGCTGGGGCTGCTGGAGGGGGTGTCGGCATGTACTGACCTGACCACCAAACCCTGGGTCCAGGCGGCAGGTGTCGATGTGTTGAACCAGCCGTTCTTTGCGCGCGGCAATGTGGCGACTGCGGGTGGCTGTCTGGCATCGCAGTATCTGGCGGCGTGGGTGATTGCGCGGCTGGTCAGCGTGGAGGAGGCCGAATCCGCGATCCACTATGTCGCGCCAGTGGGCGAGAAGGAAGACTATGTGACGCGTGCGATGCGCAACATCACGCCGTATCTGGAGACGTCACGGGCAGCCGCGTGA
- a CDS encoding TetR/AcrR family transcriptional regulator — MRTKAFEPDQIADAAMHVFWQRGYAATSIQDLVDGTGLSRSSLYSTFENKQGLYQQALQRYLALTAVNVALVSGPGSPKELIRQLLTRIAEDELGDPQRRGCLVANATLELAGQDDAVAKVVAANFQRLQKALETLIRRGQREGDIAAEKNPRAQARFLISTMQGLRVLGKGTPAQQRRQCMSDVIGVALSTL; from the coding sequence ATGCGCACCAAAGCCTTCGAGCCCGATCAGATCGCCGATGCCGCCATGCATGTTTTCTGGCAGCGCGGTTATGCCGCGACCTCGATTCAGGACTTGGTCGATGGCACCGGCCTGTCGCGCAGCAGCCTTTACAGCACCTTCGAGAACAAGCAGGGGCTGTACCAACAGGCCTTGCAGCGTTATCTGGCGCTGACTGCCGTCAATGTGGCCTTGGTCTCCGGCCCGGGGTCGCCCAAGGAGCTGATCCGGCAATTGCTGACGCGAATCGCCGAAGATGAGCTTGGTGACCCGCAGCGGCGGGGCTGTCTGGTTGCCAATGCCACGCTGGAACTGGCGGGCCAGGACGATGCCGTGGCCAAGGTGGTGGCCGCCAACTTCCAGCGTCTGCAAAAGGCTTTGGAAACATTGATCCGACGCGGACAGCGCGAAGGCGACATCGCCGCTGAAAAAAATCCACGGGCGCAGGCGCGCTTTCTGATCAGCACCATGCAGGGGCTGCGGGTACTGGGCAAGGGAACCCCTGCGCAGCAACGCCGTCAATGCATGTCGGATGTGATTGGCGTGGCGCTGAGCACGCTTTAA
- a CDS encoding 2-hydroxyacid dehydrogenase yields the protein MSISILVLCEIGAAQQALLSQRYRPTFALTPAQRAEAIQTRGAEFEAVLTIGMLGLRAEEMDALPKLRLIACMGAGYERVEVDAARARGIPVSHGRGANDECVADHAMGMVIATMRNFRELDRACRAGVWRTSIPLPPNVSGKRLGILGMGAVGERIAHRAQAFRMQIGYHNRRPRPEFGYEYFDTLAALARWCDVLVCAAPGGASTHHLVNEQVLSELGPQGFLVNVGRGSLVDTQALAAALQTGQIAGAGIDVYESEPEPPAELIGLDRLILSPHVGGWSPEAIDAQFDIFLRNLEGVFSGQGPVTPV from the coding sequence ATGAGTATCTCCATCCTTGTGCTGTGTGAAATCGGCGCTGCGCAGCAAGCGCTGCTGTCCCAACGTTACCGTCCGACCTTTGCGCTGACGCCCGCGCAGCGGGCCGAGGCCATACAGACCCGTGGGGCCGAGTTCGAGGCGGTGTTGACGATCGGCATGCTCGGCCTGCGTGCAGAGGAAATGGATGCGCTGCCCAAGCTGCGGCTGATCGCGTGCATGGGGGCCGGCTACGAACGTGTCGAGGTCGATGCCGCGCGTGCGCGAGGCATCCCGGTGAGCCACGGGCGTGGTGCCAACGATGAGTGTGTGGCCGACCACGCCATGGGCATGGTGATTGCCACCATGCGCAATTTCCGCGAGCTGGATCGCGCGTGTCGGGCAGGGGTGTGGCGCACCTCGATTCCGCTGCCGCCCAACGTGTCGGGCAAGCGTCTGGGCATCCTGGGCATGGGGGCGGTCGGCGAACGCATCGCGCATCGCGCGCAGGCGTTTCGCATGCAGATCGGTTATCACAACCGGCGGCCGCGCCCCGAGTTTGGCTACGAGTACTTCGACACGCTGGCTGCACTCGCCCGCTGGTGCGACGTACTGGTGTGCGCTGCGCCAGGCGGGGCAAGCACCCATCATCTGGTGAATGAGCAGGTGCTGAGTGAACTCGGGCCGCAAGGCTTTCTGGTCAACGTCGGACGGGGCAGTCTTGTCGATACCCAGGCATTGGCTGCTGCGCTGCAAACCGGACAGATTGCCGGGGCAGGGATTGATGTCTATGAAAGCGAACCCGAACCACCGGCTGAATTGATCGGGCTCGATCGGCTGATCCTGTCCCCGCATGTGGGAGGCTGGTCGCCAGAAGCGATTGATGCCCAGTTCGACATCTTCTTGCGCAATCTGGAAGGGGTTTTCTCGGGGCAGGGGCCGGTCACGCCTGTGTGA
- a CDS encoding ABC transporter ATP-binding protein, producing the protein MSSSSNSSGLHLSVEGVSRIFTGAKGQRTQALLPIDFRVQENDFVTILGPSGCGKSTLLRIVAGLDYPTTGQVLLDGKQVEGPGADRGVVFQSYTLFPWLTVAQNICFGLRERGMSDADQKARSEYFIAKVGLRGFENHYPKQLSGGMQQRTAIARALANDPKILLLDEPFGALDNQTRVLMQELLLGIWESARKTVLFVTHDIDEAIFMANRVAVFSARPGRIKSEFAVDFPHPRHYTIKTSPEFMAIKATLTEEIRAESMASAH; encoded by the coding sequence GTGAGCAGCTCGTCTAATTCTTCTGGGTTGCACCTGTCTGTTGAAGGCGTGTCGCGCATTTTCACCGGTGCCAAGGGGCAACGTACCCAGGCACTGTTGCCCATCGACTTCAGGGTTCAGGAAAACGACTTCGTCACCATCCTGGGCCCGTCGGGATGCGGCAAGTCCACCTTGCTGCGCATCGTGGCTGGCCTGGACTACCCGACCACCGGCCAGGTGCTGCTGGACGGCAAACAAGTCGAAGGCCCGGGTGCTGACCGTGGCGTGGTGTTCCAGAGCTACACGCTGTTCCCGTGGCTGACGGTCGCGCAGAACATCTGCTTCGGCCTGCGCGAACGCGGCATGTCTGATGCCGACCAGAAAGCACGCAGCGAGTATTTCATCGCCAAGGTGGGGCTGCGCGGTTTCGAGAATCACTACCCGAAGCAGTTGTCGGGCGGCATGCAGCAACGCACCGCGATTGCGCGTGCACTGGCCAATGATCCGAAGATTCTGTTGCTGGACGAACCCTTCGGCGCATTGGACAACCAGACGCGCGTGCTGATGCAGGAACTGCTGCTGGGCATCTGGGAATCGGCCCGCAAGACGGTGCTGTTCGTGACCCACGATATCGACGAAGCCATCTTCATGGCGAACCGCGTGGCGGTGTTCAGTGCACGCCCGGGCCGCATCAAGAGCGAGTTCGCGGTGGACTTCCCGCATCCGCGTCACTACACCATCAAGACCTCGCCGGAATTCATGGCGATCAAGGCGACGCTCACGGAAGAGATCCGGGCAGAGTCGATGGCGTCGGCGCACTGA